In Phocoena phocoena chromosome 3, mPhoPho1.1, whole genome shotgun sequence, a single window of DNA contains:
- the MED16 gene encoding mediator of RNA polymerase II transcription subunit 16, whose protein sequence is MDLAYICEWEKWPKSTHCPSVPLACTWSCRNLIAFTTDLRSDDQDLTRVIHILDTEHPWDVHSICSGHSEAVTCLEWDQSGSRLLSADADGQIKCWSMADHLANSWESPVGSLVEGDPIVALSWLHNGVKLALHVEKSGASSFGEKFSRVKFSPSLTLFGGKPMEGWIAVTVSGLVTVSLLKPSGQVLTSTESLCRLRGRVALADIAFTGGGNIVVATADGSSASPVQFYKVCVSVVNEKCRIDTEILPSLFMRCTTDLNRRDRLPAITHLKFLARDMSEQVLLCASSQTSSVVECWSLRKEGLPVNNIFQQLSPAVGDKQPTILKWRILSATNDLDRVSAVALPKLPISLTNTDLKVASDTQFYPGLGLALAFHDGSVHIVHRLSLQTMAIFYSSAAPRSVDEPAIKRPRTTGPAIHFKAMQLSWTSLALVGIDNHGRLSMLRISPSMGHSLDAGLALRHLLFLLEYCMVTGYDWWDILLHVQASMVQSLVEKLHEEYTRQKAELQQVLSTRILAMKASLCKLSPCAVTRVCEYHAKLFLIAASSTLKSLLRPHVLNTPDKSPGDRLTEVCAKITDVDIDKVMINLKTEEFVLDMNTLQALQQLLQWVGDFVLYLLASLPNQGSPLRPGHSFLRDGASLGALRELMVVIRIWGLLKPSCLPVYTATSDTQDSMSLLFRLLTKLWICCRDEGPTSEPDEALVDECCLLPSQLLIPSLDWLPVSDGLVSRLQPKQPLRLHFGKPPALPGSATSLQLDGLIRAPGQPKMDHLRRLHLGAYPTEACKACTRCGCVTMLKSPNKTTAVKQWEQRWIKNCLCGGLWWRMPLSYP, encoded by the exons ATGGACCTGGCTTACATCTGCGAGTGGGAGAAATGGCCCAAGAGCACCCACTGCCCTTCGGTGCCCCTGGCCTGCACCTGGTCCTGCCGTAACCTCATCGCCTTCACCACGGACCTGCGGAGTGACGACCAGG ACCTGACCCGCGTGATCCACATCCTGGACACCGAGCACCCCTGGGACGTGCACTCCATCTGCTCGGGGCACAGCGAGGCCGTCACCTGCCTCGAGTGGGACCAGTCAG GCTCGAGGCTGCTGTCTGCTGATGCCGATGGGCAGATCAAGTGCTGGAGCATGGCCGACCACCTGGCCAACAGCTGGGAGAGCCCCGTGGGCAGCCTGGTGGAGGGGGACCCCATCGTGGCCTTGTCGTGGCTGCACAACGGTGTGAAGCTGGCCCTGCACGTGGAAAAG tcGGGCGCCTCCAGCTTTGGCGAGAAGTTCTCCCGAGTCAAGTTCTCGCCGTCGCTCACGCTGTTTGGGGGCAAGCCCATGGAGGGCTGGATTGCGGTGACAGTCAGCGGCCTGGTCACCGTGTCCCTGCTCAAGCCCAGCGGGCAAGTGCTGACCTCGACGGAGAGCCTGTGCCGGCTGCGTGGCCGCGTGGCCCTGGCCGACATCGCCTTCACGGGTGGCGGCAACATCGTGGTGGCCACGGCAGACGGCAGCAGTGCATCCCCAGTGCAGTTCTACAAGGTGTGCGTGAGCGTCGTCAACGAGAAATGCCGCATCGACACCGAGATCCTGCCCTCGCTGTTCATGCGCTGCACCACTGACCTCAACCGCCGGGACCGGCTCCCCGCCATCACCCACCTCAAGTTCCTGGCCCGAGATATGTCAGAGCAG GTGCTGCTGTGTGCGTCCAGCCAGACCAGCAGCGTGGTGGAGTGCTGGTCTCTGCGCAAGGAGGGGCTCCCCGTGAACAACATCTTCCAGCAGCTCTCGCCCGCCG TTGGTGACAAACAGCCCACGATTCTCAAGTGGCGGATCCTGTCAGCCACCAACGACCTGGACCGCGTGTCCGCCGTGGCGCTGCCCAAGCTCCCCATCTCGCTCACCAACACCGACCTGAAGGTGGCCAGCGACACCCAGTTCTACCCCGGCCTCG GGCTGGCCCTGGCCTTCCATGACGGCAGCGTCCACATCGTGCACCGGCTCTCGCTGCAGACCATGGCCATCTTCTATAGCTCCGCAGCCCCCCGCTCCGTGGACGAGCCGGCTATCAAGCGCCCTCGGACCACGGGCCCCGCCATCCACTTCAAGGCCATGCAGctctcctggacttccctggcccTTGTGGGCATCGACAACCACGGCAGG CTGAGCATGTTGCGCATCTCGCCCTCCATGGGCCACTCGCTGGACGCGGGGCTGGCCCTGCGGCACCTGCTCTTCCTGCTGGAGTACTGCATGGTGACCGGCTACGACTGGTGGGACATCCTGCTGCACGTGCAGGCCAGCATGGTGCAGAGCCTGGTGGAGAAGCTGCACGAGGAGTACACGCGCCAGAAGGCCGAGCTGCAGCAG GTCCTCTCTACCCGGATCCTGGCCATGAAGGCCTCGCTCTGCAAGCTGTCGCCCTGCGCAGTGACCCGCGTGTGCGAGTACCACGCCAAGCTCTTCCTCATCGCCGCCAGCTCCACGCTCAAGTCACTGCTGCGCCCGCACGTGCTCAACACGCCCGACAAGAGTCCCGGCGACCGGCTGACGGAGGTCTGCGCCAAGATCACGGATGTCG ACATTGACAAGGTCATGATCAACCTCAAGACGGAGGAGTTCGTCCTGGACATGAACACGCTTCAGGCGCTGCAGCAGCTCCTGCAGTGGGTGGGCGACTTCGTGCTCTACCTGCTGGCTAGTCTGCCCAACCAG GGCTCCCCGCTGCGGCCAGGCCACAGCTTCCTGCGGGACGGCGCGTCGTTGGGCGCGCTGCGGGAGCTGATGGTCGTCATCCGAATCTGGGGCCTGCTGAAGCCGAGCTGCCTGCCTGTGTACACGGCCACCTCTGACACCCAGGACAGCATGTCCCTGCTCTTCCGCCTGCTCACCAAGCTCTGGATCTGCT GCCGCGATGAGGGCCCCACGAGCGAGCCGGATGAGGCGCTCGTTGACGAGTGCTGCCTGCTGCCCAGCCAGCTTCTCATCCCCAGCCTGGACTGGCTGCCCGTCAGCGATGGCCTCGTCAGCCGCCTGCAGCCCAAGCAGCCCCTGCGTCTGCACTTCGGCAAGCCTCCCGCTCTGCCCGGCAGTGCCACCAGCTTGCAGCTGGACGGCCTCATCAG GGCGCCGGGCCAGCCCAAGATGGACCACCTGCGGAGGCTGCACCTGGGCGCCTACCCCACGGAGGCCTGCAAGGCCTGCACCAG GTGCGGCTGTGTCACCATGCTCAAGTCACCCAACAAGACCACGGCCGTCAAACAGTGGGAGCAGCGCTGGATCAAGAACTGCCTGTGTGGGGGTCTCTGGTGGCGGATGCCCCTTAGCTACCCATGA